A region of Peromyscus eremicus chromosome 17, PerEre_H2_v1, whole genome shotgun sequence DNA encodes the following proteins:
- the LOC131894247 gene encoding endogenous retrovirus group K member 21 Gag polyprotein-like, translating into MGQENSKQTFEESLVERLKNKGIKVELQQVQRFLKFVEELCPWFPEYGKLNENSWERVGVEIKKCYEKHGPENIPVEALGLWALIRDNLDPNPEKQEGSFPKADEVETQPSAPPAEPENPCTAPLKQGPVSLGHDTKFKEQKSWNKTREELKNLKSLVTSLTQKIETLQVSPLPSVGVELDSPGEASFRMEKPPVIAIAQKSSEAMRTLSVKATSPLQASLREAASKGEEIQGFQMFPVLEEQDRQGNIIRVHVPIPFKQLKELKTACSQYGPTAPFTTALLESLALEVLPPGDWKQMARACLSGGDYLLWKSEFVEQCQATAEINRAQQIPITFDMLAGEGPYRETGQQLNFDIAVYAQVQAAAKRAWNTLPSSGRQTEDLSKIRQGPDELFQDFVSRLMQTASRLISDSEAGLLLVKQLAYENANAACQAAIRPFRKKGNISDYIRLCSDIGPSYNQGIVMAAALQGKTVRDVLYQQRHPNSRQGKDTGPPGSCFGCGQMGHYIRSCPGKRRGFGSNRDPGLCPRCRRGKHRASECTSRANTQKSPFQGNGRRGPPQAPTK; encoded by the coding sequence ATGGGGCAGGAAAATAGTAAGCAGACCTTTGAAGAGTCACTTGTAGAAAGACTAAAAAACAAAGGCATTAAAGTGGAACTACAACAAGTACAGAGGTTCTTAAAGTTTGTAGAGGAATTGTGTCCCTGGTTTCCTGAATATGGGAAGCTGAATGAGAATTCCTGGGAGAGAGTTGgagttgaaataaaaaaatgctatGAAAAACACGGGCCAGAAAATATTCCCGTGGAAGCccttggcctgtgggcattaaTCCGGGATAATTTAGATCCTAACCCTGAAAAGCAGGAGGGATCATTCCCTAAGGCAGATGAGGTGGAGACACAACCCTCTGCTCCACCAGCAGAACCTGAAAACCCTTGTACAGCACCGCTTAAACAGGGTCCGGTTTCTCTTGGCCATGACACTAAGTTTAAGGAACAAAAATCTTGGAATAAGACAAGGGAGGAACTGAAAAACTTGAAAAGCCTAGTAACTTCTCTTACTCAAAAAATAGAAACTCTCCaagtctctcctcttccctctgtagGGGTGGAACTAGACTCACCTGGGGAGGCGTCTTTTAGAATGGAAAAGCCACCTGTAATTGCCATAGCACAGAAATCCTCTGAGGCAATGCGAACCCTCTCTGTTAAAGCTACATCTCCTCTTCAAGCTAGCCTCCGGGAAGCTGCTAGTAAGGGGGAAGAAATTCAAGGCTTTCAGATGTTCCCggtcctggaagagcaggacCGCCAGGGTAATATCATAAGAGTGCATGTTCCCATTCCTTTCAAACAGCTTAAGGAGTTAAAAACAGCATGTAGTCAATATGGCCCAACTGCTCCTTTCACAACAGCATTGTTAGAAAGCCTGGCTTTAGAAGTTTTGCCCCCGGGTGATTGGAAACAAATGGCCCGAGCATGTCTATCTGGAGGTGACTATCTGCTGTGGAAAAGTGAGTTCGTGGAACAGTGTCAGGCCACAGCTGAAATAAATCGGGCACAACAGATTCCTATCACCTTTGATATGCTCGCTGGGGAAGGCCCATATCGAGAGACAGGTCAACAGTTAAACTTTGATATAGCGGTGTATGCTCAGGTTCAGGCCGCTGCCAAAAGGGCTTGGAATACGCTTCCATCATCAGGAAGACAAACTGAGGATCTGTCCAAGATAAGGCAAGGGCCTGATGAGTTATTTCAAGATTTTGTTTCCAGATTAATGCAAACGGCTAGCAGATTAATTAGCGATTCAGAAGCTGGACTTTTACTTGTAAAACAACTTGCATATGAAAACGCCAATGCAGCATGTCAGGCCGCGATACGCCCTTTTagaaaaaagggaaacatttctGATTATATCCGACTTTGTTCTGATATAGGACCATCATACAATCAAGGGATAGTCATGGCCGCAGCATTACAAGGAAAAACGGTTAGGGATGTTCTGTACCAGCAAAGACACCCTAATTCCAGACAAGGGAAAGATACTGGACCTCCTGGAAGTTGTTTTGGGTGTGGACAGATGGGACATTATATTAGAAGTTGCCCTGGCAAGAGAAGGGGCTTCGGATCAAATAGAGACCCTGGGTTATGCCCAAGATGTAGGAGAGGGAAACACCGGGCTAGCGAATGCACATCAAGGGCAAACACCCAGAAGAGTCCGTTCCAGGGAAACGGACGGAGGGGCCCGCCCCAGGCCCCGACAAAATAG